The DNA sequence GTGCCAAAGAGGGACGTTCTCGTAAGCAACAGTCACTAGCCCCCTCATAACCTTGGCTAGGCTAGAGACCCTCTCGCAAACGATGGGGTTCTGTTTATGAGGCATCGTCGAGCTCCCCACCTGCGTCGGCCCAAAGCCCTCAGCAATCTCTAAGATCTCAGGCCTCTGAAGATTACGCACCTCAGTCGCAAACTTATCTAGGCTACACGCGATGAGCGCCAGTAGCATTACTAGCTCAGCGTAACAGTCGCGCTGAACTATCTGAGTAGAGATGTCTGCTGGCTTTAGCCCCAAGATCTCCATGGTCCTGCGCTGGACCTCCATGGCCATAGGCCCGAAGCTAGCCATGGAGCCCACGGCCCCAGACATCTTGCCAACTAAAACCCTCTCCTTAACTTGACGTAGGCGCTCAATATGCCTCGCTACTTCGCGAAGCCATACGGCAAACTTAAAGCCCAGAGTGATCGGGGGGGCGTGTTGTCCATGCGTCCTCCCCACCATAATCAATTCAGCGTAACGCTCAGCAAGCTCAGATAAGACGCGGGCAAGGCTAAGTAGGCGATCCTCGATTATGCGGATGGCCTCCTTTAGCTGGAGGGCTGTCGCCGTGTCCTCTATGTCGTAGCTAGTAGCGCCAAAGTGAACGAAGCGGCCTAGGGGGCCGCAGGCCTCCTCGAGCGCCATAACCACTGCCATTAAGTCGTGCTTAATCTCAGCCTCGATCTCCTTAACCCTCTTGAGGCTTACGTACTTTACGCTAGCCTTCGACGCAATCACGTCAGCGGCCTCTCGAGGAATTATGCCCAGCTCAGCCTGAGCCTGAGCTAAGGCGGCCTCGACGTCTAAGAACCTTTGAAGCCTCTCCTCCTCTTCGAAGATCTTCCTCATTTCAGGGCTTCCATAGCGCCCGGTGTCGATCGGTAGTATAGGCATACCTAACCCCCTAAGACTAGGCAAAGAGCGATACTATTAACTCCTACTCTACCATCATTCTTACTGCCTCTACAGTAGCTAGGGCGAGGTGATTGAGTGGCCACAGGGATAGTATACGGCGAGGTTTTCCTTAAGCACGATACTGGGCGCGACCACGTAGAGCGAGCTGCTAGGCTCATCGCCGTGCTAAAGGCCTTGAAGAGGACCAGCCTAATTGAGAAGGCTAGGCTAAGGCTAATTAGGCCGACGATAGCCAGCTTATCAAAGCCGCTGTATGTGCACTCAAAGGAGCTAGTGGATAGGATCGTGGAGGCTAGCTCATCGACAGGCTACTACTACCTCGACTCTGATACTGTCGTGTCGCCGGGCTCTCTCGAAGCCGCCCTGGCTTCTATCGGCGGGGCGCTTAAGGCAGGGGATCTAGTCCTGGGTAGGAGGATACGTAACGCCTTCTGCCTCAATAGGCCGCCTGGTCACCACGCTACGCGCGATAAGGCCTCGGGCTTCTGCCTATTCAATAACGCCGCGATCCTCGCTGCCTACTTACTGCGCGATAAGGGGCTGAGGAGGGTGCTGATCGTGGACTGGGATGTACATCACGGCAACGGCACCCAGGACATCTTCTACTCAACTAGCTCGGTACTCTTCTTCTCGATTCATCAAGATGGGAGGACGCTCTACCCGGGCTCCGGCCACTTCGACGAAGTAGGCGTAGGTGAGGGGGAGGGCTTCAACGTAAACCTCCCACTACCTCCTGGTATTGGAGACGACGTATACTTAGAAGCGCTTCAGAGAGTCCTTCCATCTGTAGCTAAGGAGTACCGCCCCGACTTCATAATAGCCTCGGTCGGCTTCGATGCCCACTACAAAGACCCTCTGGGAGGGCTAAACCTCTCAGCCACCGGCTACTACCAAGTAGCCTCCCTAGTGGCTAACTTAGCCTCAGAACTCTGCGAAGGGAGGCTGATCTGTGTTCTCGAAGGAGGCTATAGCCTAAGACACACAGCTCGCTGCGCCGTAAACACCATAGCCGCCCTCGCTAACCACCCTCCTCCGTTCAATGAAGCTAGCACAAAAACCCCCCCAGCGGTGAGAGGCTATGTGGAGAGGCTACTTAGCCGGTTAACCTCATTCCTCTCAAAGTACTGGCCTAGCCTTAAATAGGGAGCAGAGCTTTATAGAGGGCCTGCCTTATAATGAAGCTAGGGCTTGAAGGAGATCATCGTAGGTAGAGATCTACGCAACTACCTACACTTAGTGCTAACCTCTAAGCATGTCAGGCGAGGAGGACAGGAGGTATATGTCCATGAGCTAGCGCAGTGCCGTAGACGCAGTCTCTTCGACGCGGCCAATGAGCAAGTAGCTAGCCTTAGGCGATGGCACCCTAGGCTAATGGTGGGAGAGCTAATACATCAAGGGGCTTTCCAAGCACTGGCTAAGATCTACAGCCCCTCCTCGCTTGCGTTCGAGAGAGAGTACAGTAAGGAGGTGGAGGGCTGGAAGATAACCGGCCACCCAGACGTAGTAATTTACGAAGAAGGCGCTCCATTAAAGGTAGTAGATATCAAGTACTCAACGAGGAAGGTAGAGAAGGTAGAGAAGCCATATGTCTGCCAGGTCTCCCTCTACCGCTGGCTCACCGACGCTAAATCCGCCTCGTTACTCTTCATAACCCCTAGCGATATTAGGGAGGTAGTCGTAGACGCTTCAATCGATGTGGCTAGCCACTTAAAGCGATGGCTAACCACCTACCCACTATGGGGGGCTGAGGAGTGTACGTGGTGTGAGTATCGTCATGCCTGCGGGCATAGCAAGAAGCAGGAGGTAGTCACTAACACTCTTTACTGAGGGCGTCGGGCAGCCCTAAACAATGCACATGAAGTAGTTGAGCCCGGCATCAGGGGGTTATGGGGCCGCCGGGATTTGAACCCGGGCTCTCTGGCCCAGCTATGGGACACCAGCGCTCCGGGCCTCCTAGCTTGGTTGGGGAGACCCCCCAGGCTGGCATCTTAATCCAAGCTAGACGACGGCCCCAATAGCTCTTTGAGCTAAGGCCTAGTTAAAAATTTCCTAGCCGCGATTAGCGCTAATTAAGCTGAGGGACTGCGCTGACCGATATCGTTGCTAAGGAGGCGGCGTAGCATAGTTATGCTAAATTTAAGATGTTTAGGAGCTCCTCGAGGAACTCCTTGCTAAGCATCCTCTTATAGCCTCTAAGAAGAGCAAAGACCTCCTCACAGCCAGCCTTAATACTTAGCTTCTTAGCGAGCCTAGGCCACTCCTGGCTCCTAATCATGAGGTACTGGATTATTGAGGAAAGGTTGCGAGGCCTGCGAGTTAGGCTAGAGCTCTCAAAGTCCACTATTACCGGGCCTTCAGAGGAGACTATGACGTGCCTCCCAGCCCTAGAGAGCTCACCGTGGTCTAGGCCAGCGGCGTCCAGTCCGTAGCACTGCGTCAAGAGAGAGGCTATGACAGACTTAACTCTACTAAGAGGCTCCCCCTCAACCTTAGTAAGCCACTCCTGGAGAGGTAGGCCCTCAATAAGTTCCATGACCAAGAAGTTCCTCGAAGACCTCAGTAGCTTCGGACCTACGCCTAGTTCATTGGCCCTCGCGAGCATCGAGGCCTCGCCCTCAAGACTCTGCCTGTCAGCATCCACCCTCCTAATCTTAAGGACCGCCCTCCTCGACGAAACTACAGCCTCCACTACTATGCTTACACAGCCCTTTCCCAGCACCTTAACGCCATCGATAACGACCCTACCGCGGTCTATAAGCTCCTCTACACCGATCCCCTCAGCCTCCTTCAGCCTAGCCTTTACCTCTCCCTCCATCACCCTAGGGTAGCAGAGAACCTTGCTCCACTTAGCTACGTCTATCAAGTCCTCCTCAAGGCCTCCTCGTAGGCCCTTAACCATGGAGGACGGCCGTCTAGGAGCTCAGCTAAGTGTTCACGATAACCCTTAAGCCTAGTGGCCAAGCCCTCAACTTCCTCGTTAACCAGAACCTCCAGCGATGTGCCAGCCCCTTCTTGAATCAACCTCCCTAGTCTAGCTCTACGCCATAGTTTGCTCAATAACTCCTTGGCCTCAACGCACCGCCTCATAGAGTAGGAAACCCACCTCCAGCCCTCTAGCCTAGGCCCCTTAAGGTCTCTCCCTAAGTGCTTCTTCAAGAAGCTATCTACGTAAGCGTCGTCTTGAAGAGGGGGGCCTATACGCTTCTCGAGGCTAGGCAGAGAGAGCGCTGGGAGCTCGAAGGTAACGATGGCTGTCGTGGCCTCGTCGCTCCACGCCGAGCTATCTAAGACCTCGAAGCCGTGCCCACTTAGCAAGGTCCTCAGCCCATCCATAGACTTGTACAGCTGGCCCCAGAGCACGTCAGGGGGCGTTCGTCGAATAGCTACCTTAAAGGCTAAGAGGTGGGTTCCGCGCTTTCTCAAGACCCCTACGAGCTCTCCTACTTCCTTAGGAGGAGGAGGGTAGAAGAAGAGCTCGCTAGGCTTCTTCAAGAAGAGCTTAGAGGCCATTACGAACTCAGCCATGCGCTGAAGAGAAAGTGCCGCGGCCACGTTACGCCTCGCGTCGACCGGGTCGATGACTACCATCGGCTCGCTAAATGCATTCAGTGCCTCCTCACTACTAGCGTAGTGGTGAGCAGGGTCGATGAAAACTTCGTGGGGGCTCCACTCCAAGGACCCCCTCAATACCTCCTCAAAGCTACCATAGTGAAGAATGAGGAGCTCGCAGAGGTAGCCTGAGAAGCCTTGAACCTTAACCTCAGCCCCGTAGACCCCTATGCCCTTCATAAAGCCCTTAAGCAGCCTGACCTCGTCCCTAAGCTGATTAGTGAGCCTTGAGTTCACGAACTTCGTGTGGAATGGGGTACGGTCTACAGCAGTTACGTCCTCCTCGAGCCTCTCCAGCTTAAAGCACGGAACTAGGTCGAGCCGGTAGCCTTCGACGAAGGCCTGGACGTAGGGGTGCTCAGCGTAACTCTCAATAAACTCGCCTAGTGACGAGGCGGTCCTCCTAGCCACCTCCATGCCAAGCCCGCTTACCCCCTGACGCCCTAGGCTTCGAGGAAGCCTAATGAAGACGTCTAAGTCCCTATCCCCACTTATCCATGTATCCTTGGCTATCGAGCCCTGTACCGATACTTCCACTTCGACCCCCAGCTCCTTCGCTACACGTTCAGCCTCCTGAACAGCCATACTAACAACCCCCCACGTCCTAGCCCTCTCCTCTAAGCTAGGCCTGAGCTTAGCCAGCATGAGCTCTTTCAGCCTAGCCAATTGCTCCTCTGCGCCCACCTTGACTACCTCAGCTTAGTGAGGCTTAAGTCTACGTCCAGCTACTTTAGTGTGGCGTTAGTCTTGGAGTGTGTGCGGTGCTTCATAGCAGTAGATATCGATCAACCGGAGCTAAGGACTAAGCTCCAAAAGCTTCAAAGGGAGCTAGGGTCCTTAAGATGCGACCTAAAGCTAGTAGAGCCCGAGAACATACATGTCACCCTGCGCTTCCTTGGCGAGGTTCCGAGGAGCTTAGTTGAGGAGGTGACCGAGGCCCTGGGGAGGCTGAAGGCAGAGCCCTTCCACTTACTGCTAAAAGGGCTAGGGGCGTTCCCATCCCTCTCGAGGCCTAGGGTAGTTTGGGTGGGGGTTAGTGAGGGTATGGATAAGCTGAGTGAGCTACACCATAGGGTCGAGGAGCTACTAAGGCCCCTAGGCTTTAAGCCTGAGCGTGAAGCCTTCACCCCTCACATAACGCTAGCTAGGGTGAAGGGGGCTAGGGGGCTACGGGATCTAGTCGACTTCATAAGTAAGCATAGGGAGGATGAGGTGGGGCTCATGATGGTTGAGGAGGTTAAGTTGAAGAGGAGTGTCCTCACCCCCAGCGGCCCAATATACTCGGACATCTTCACCAAGAAGCTTAGCAGCGAGTGAAGAGAGCCTTAGAGCTTTAGTAGCTTATTAAGCCCCTCCACTAAGGCAGGGGCTACTGAAACCCTGCTGAACTCGCTCTCCACCGAGTCGGTGCCCACGATCTCGTCTACGCCAGCCCTATACATACGCTCAAGAGAGCCGCTCACTAAGATAAGGTGGGTGCACGCAGCTACGATGCGCCTAGCCCCCTGGGACTTAGCTATCGAGGCCGCGCTGGCAATAGTGCCCCCAGTACTTACTATATCGTCAACTATCACCACGTCCCTACCCTCAACTGGAAGCTCCTTCTTCTCCGTCCTAACCTCTCCAGTAGCCTTATCTCTCACCTTCTCTAAGTACCCATAGTCACCGCCAAGCAATTTGGCGACCGCCTCAGCCTCACGAGCTCTCTTACGATCAGGCGCGAGAACGAAGGGGCCCCTTAGCCCCCGAGAAGATAAGTAGCTAGCCAGCAGTGGCATGGCCGATACGTTGATAGCTGGTATGTCGCTATGCTTTAAGAGGTCTTCACTGTGTATATCAACAGTCACTAGGCCTTGAGCCCCCGCTGCTGCTATTAGTCTTAGCACGAGCCTGCCGCTAACAGCCTCTCCTTCGAGGAAACGCTTATCCTGCCTAGAGTACGCTAAGTAAGGACAGACTGCAACTACGTTATTAGCCTCTAAGTCCCTGGCGGTGTTTACGAGTAGGAGCAGTTCAAATAGGTGCTTGTCTTGAGGCGAGTAGCATGATTGAACGATCACTACGTCCTCACCCTTGACGCTCCTTACGACCCTAATGTAGCTCTCACCGTCAGGAAAGGTCTTGGCCTCGGCTTCAGTAAGCTCTGCCTTAAGCTCACTGGCGATTCTCTTAGCTAAACCCCTAGAGGCGGGACCAGCTATGACTAGCACCACGTACAGCGCCCACTTTATCTAGGGCCCGGCTATCGACCTATAAGGCTTCTAGAGAGGCGGGCGTAAGCTTGCGCACAGTTAGGCTAGGAGGTATCCTAGGCCTCTCAACAGTAGACTGGCCTGGTAGGCCGTGTACCGTCGTGTTCTTCGCTGGCTGTAACTTCCGCTGCCCGTTCTGCCAGAACTCTACGCTCATACCCCTAGACTCAGGGGAGGTCGTAGACGTCGGGGCGGTTAAGGAGAGGTTAAGAGCCGGCTCAGTAATAGTAGACGCCGTTCACATAACTGGAGGAGAACCTACGCTTCAACCGCTCGGCTTAGAGACCTTGTGTAGGGCAGCTAAGGAAGTGGGTATGGATGTAGGCATTAATACTAACGGCTCAAACCCCCACGTACTAGAGACCCTCCTCAAAGCTAATTTAGTCGACCACGTTGCCATCGACGTCAAGGCGCCGCTCGATTTAGTTAGCTATGCTAAGGCTACTGGGGTGGATGGCGACTGGGCCTTGAAGCAGGTTGAGAGGACCCTTAAGCTACTGGGCAGCTCTAAGGTAAAGCTCGAAGTCAGGACTACCGTGGTGCCAGGCTTAATAGATGAAGAAGAAGTAGTCTCTATAATCTCCCAGCTCCCAAGGTATGACTACTACGTCTTAAGCCAGTTCATACCCTCCGAGGCAGTCCTAGACCCCTCGCTTAGGAACACCCCAGCAACCCCCCGCGTAAAGCTAGTTGAGATAGCTAGAAAGGCCATACGCCGAGGAGCGGTCAACGTCTACATTAGGACGAGGGAAGCCGGGCTGGAGAAGATAAGTGGGGTTGAGTAGCTTGAGCTTAGCTATATGCGTCGCCGGCATGCCTGGCTCAGGGAAGAGTCTTGTAGCCGAGGTGGCCCGCGGCCTAGGGATAAAGGTAGTCTCCCTCGGGGACGTCGTTAGAAAGGAGGCTGAGAGAAGAGGGTTGCCCACAGACGGCAAGACGCTGGGCCAGCTCATGGTTAAGATAAGGGAGGAGCTAGGTAGCTCAGCGGTGGCAAAACTCAGCCTTAGGGAGCTGGAGGAGGGCGTGGACGTTGTAGTGTTTGAGGGGGTCAGAAGCCTAGCTGAAGTCAAGGCGTTTAAGAAGAGGTTTAAGAACACCGTGATAGTCGCAGTTCACGCGCCACCTCGATCAAGGCTAAAGAGGCTTAAGCTCAGGGGGCGTAGCGACGCCCCCTCTTCAGTGAGAGAGTTTAAGGAGAGGGATGAAAGAGAGCTTAAAGTAGGCTTAGGGGAAGTACTTGCGCTAGCGGACTACGTTGTCGTCAACGACTCTACGCTAAGGGTGGCGAAGCGTAGGGCTGAGGTGGTGCTCAAGAAGGTTCTTCGTCGAGGTGATGTGAGGTGGGGAAGGTAGAGGTAAAGACGCCGCTCTACCCAACAGAGGACGAGGAGAAGGTAAAGGTCGCTATTCAAAACCTACTAACACCAGGCGAGTGGAGGGTTGAGGAGGAGCAGGGTAAGAAATTTCTAGTAGCCTCGTCGAGTACGCTGACGTGTCTCAATAGGCTCAGAGAAAAGTTGAGGAGGCAGCGTACTCTAGACGCAGCTCGCTACATGATGAAGAGGTTCTCCTCCGTGGAGGAGCTCGCCTTCTACCTTCATAAACAGGCTGCTTATGTTGGCTACGCTGTATTCTGCCTACCTGAAGGAGAGTCGCCGCTGGGAGCTATTCAAGTGACTATTAAGGCTAGTGACTTAAAGAGGGTCTTAGACTGGCTAGCTCCACCGACAGTTAACGGTAGGCCTAGGTTTGAGGTGGACCTGCCAGAGGACCCCTAGTCCTCATAAGCCAAACTTAAGCTGAGGAAGTCGTAGGCTACTTCTGCGTTTGGAAAGACTTCTTCAGCCTGCTTCTTGAGTATTGAAGCGTCTTGGTAGCGCGGGCTTATGTGTGTTAGTACCAACTTCTTAACTCCAGCAAGCTTAGCTACAGTGGCCGCCTGCCGGGCTGTTGAGTGCTTTTCCTCGATGGCCTTGTGCTCGAGCGAGTCGTCAAGGGTGGCCTCGTGAATTAAAAGGTCTGCTCCTCTAGCAAACTCAACTAGGCTTTTAGAAAACCCTGTATCGCCGCTATAGACTATCTTCAGCCCCCTCCTAGGCGGCCCAAGCACTTCTTCAGGCTTAACGACCCTCCCATCTACTTCGACAGCCTTGCCCATTTGAAGAAGCTTCCATAAAGGCCCTCTAGGTACCCCCAGCTCAATAGCCCTCTCTGGGCTAAACCTCCCAGGCCTCTCGTCTTCAGCTAACATATAGGCGAGCGTAGGTACGGAGTGGTCCACAAATACAGCCTTCACCTTGTAGCCGTCGCCCTCGTAAACTACTCCCTCCCTTACTTCGTACACCTCGACAGCATAGTGTAGCTTAAAGCATAAAGCTTCCTTAAAGGCCTCGACTAGTTTCGCTAGCCCACGGGGGCCGTATATTGGCAAGGGCTCCTCTCTACCCATTAACCCCATGGACTGAAGTAAGCCAGCTAAGCCTAGGACGTGGTCGCCGTGAAGGTGAGAGATGAAAATCCTCAGCTTCTTGACAAAGCCTATCCCCGCTTTAAGTAACTGCCTCTGACAGCCTTCACCGCAATCAAATAGGAGGACCTCTCCTTTACGCTTAATAGCAATGCAAGATAGCCCACGCTCAGGAGTAGGTATGCTGCCGGACGTACCGAGGAACACTACTTCAATAGCGTCGCCCAGCTCCATCACCCAGGGGGCCTAGTTTCTCAGTAAATTACGCGCAGTAAAATACGTTAAGATGCTAGCGGGTAGGGAGACCGTCATAATTGCTAGGGGGAAGAGTATGGCAGTATAGTAGCCATAAAATTCCGCCAGCCATCCAAAGATATAGGGCACAAGCCCCGCGCCGAGGAAAAGCCCGGGCGATATCATTAAGCTGAGGAGGAGCCTAGTGCTGCCCTTAAATATGTCAGTAGTTAAGGCAAAGGCTACGGGGAAGAAGGCGTTGTGTGAGGCAGCCATTATTAAGAGCGAGAAAATGAAGAGGGCGCCGTAGGAAGAGGCTACTAACGTAGAGGCAGAGGCTAAGGTAATGGCTGTCGTCGACAAAAGCACCTTAAACCTGCCTATCTTATCCGATAGAAAGCCGCATAGCAACTGGCCGAGTACGCCAGCTAGTCTAGAGAGGCCGATGATGAAGGCCGCCAGAGCAGCCGGGAGCTTAAAGGACTCAGTAATGTATAGAGGCATCACCATCAGTAAGCCCGTTCCAGCCGCCATACACATGTAAGTTACGAGAAAACTTATGAAAAACTTGGCTGAAAACCCTCGCGGCTTAGCTAGGCGTTCAGGTACGTTGCGCAGCTTAGGCCCTCCCTTAAGCTGAACATAGAAGAAGAGGGCTAAGGGCGTTGAGAGGAGGGCCCAGTATGGAATGCTTAACTTCCACGGGAGGCCTGCCAATAATATAAACCCTGCGATTAGAGGGCCGGCGACCTGTCCTAAAGGAGCCCCTGTCTCATGTACCCCTAGGACCCTTCCCTTAATCGGAGGGGGAGAAAGGCTTGAAAGGAGGGAGATGGCTGAGGGTAAGTAAAGCCCTAGCCCAACCCCAGCTATGAAGAGGCTCACCGCTAACCACTCTGGGCCCGTTGAGGCCGTAGTTAAAATGAAGGAGGCCGTGGCTATCGAGAGCGACAGCGCTATTACTACTTCGTCCCTTAAACCAAGAGTTAAGAGGCCTGAGGCCCCTAGTGAAGTGGCGTAACCCAATGATAGGACGCTTATCATTAAGCCCGCCTGAAGCTCCGTAAGCTCAAGCTCAGCCTTAATAGCCGGTATTAAAGCCGGTACGAACATCCTGTAAGAGAAATTGAAGAACCAGGTAAGCCAGCAGGCTGCGAGCGCTACTTTAAGCTTCAACCCAACCATCCCATGCTGGGGTTAGAAGGCACTGCGCGTATTGTAGCGTATTGGCTTCATGGCTTCATTAAGGCCTCTTCAACACTGTTATCCTCCTCGTAAGCGACTTATGCACCCTGATATCGTAGCGCTCAACTATCTCAAAGCCTGCGTGAAGCGCGCTCGTCTCTACGTCGATCCCAGAGGAGGCTCCGAGGCATAGGTACCTATTGCGCTTCAAAACCTCAACGGCTGATGTCAAGAAGTCTTCAAGTATTTCAGAGCACTTCAGCCCATGGGTCGACGAGGCCCTACCGTAGGGTAGGTCAGTAGCTATGCAGTCAACGCCACGCGCAACAAGCTTCCTAGCATCCCCCAAGATTAGGTGCGCTTGGGCCTTGAGGGCCTTAATGTTAGCCAGGGCCCCCTTAACCATCATAGGGTCTAAGTCTATGCCCAGCGGAGTACATCCTATCAACGACGCTTCAATAAGTATGCTCCCGGTACCAGAAAAGGGGTCTAGGAGGACGTCCCCCCTACGCGCCCTAGATAAGTTAACATAGAGCCTGGAGAGCTTGGGCTCGAGGGCTGATGGGTGAAAGAAGGGCCTTCTCCTCGGCCTCCTTTCTTCAAAACACCTCCTCTTAGCCTCAGCCACTCTGATCCCTATCAAGAGTCTGTCTCCCACCACCAGCCCTCTAATCACTTCGTCTGGGGTCTTTAAGTCCACCTTGGCGCTAGGGCAGGCCTCCTTAATGATGGCTCCAATGGCCTTCTCAAGCTCCAGTGAATTAGCTACGCCATGGCCACGCGCCTTCGAGCTCACTCTAACGGCAAAGCTAGCTCCATTTAGCCACGACCAGTCTAAGCCCCTAACCACCTCCTTAGCCTCTTCCACACTAGCTATAGAGAAGGCTAGCTCTAAGCAGCCCTCCATTATCATGGACGACCTGTCAACTGCCTTAATACATGCCTCTAAGGGCGCCTCTACTATGACGTAGAAGGGCCCTTCGTCGACCAGCTTCCAAGACTCAGCCTCCGCCTCAAGTATCGCCCTAACCTCAGCCAACGGTATTAATTGATGCTCGCCAGAGAGAATAAAGAAGGCCCTTACAGCCTTTTGCCTCTCATGACACAGGCTCAAACACGATTCCAAGCTTCCTCGCCGTGTTATAAGCCTCCTCCATTTCTCGGCTAGTGGGCCTCCTAGCTATGTCTGGGAACTTACTCGGCTCACGGGCAACAACGTGCTCCGGCCTGTATTGAGCCATTATGTTAACGAGGGCCCTAGGGAGGCTAGACGCCAGCCACTTGAGGAGGGGCTTAGTACAGCAATCTAGGTGGTTCGGCAGGACTAAGTGTCTTACTATTACGTCGCCGCTATCGTGAGCTATAAGGTGGTTCCTCTTCACTACCTCTAGGTACCTAGGGGCCTTTGACAGCCTCTCCGCGCAAGCATCACTGAAGTACTTAAAGTCCGGGAGCCATATATCGACCACGTCCTTAAGCAGCTCCATGGCCTCTGGGCTACAGTACATGTTGCTGTTCCATAGGATAGGGACGTTTACGTCCATGTACTTTAGCGACTCAAGTATTACGTGTAGGTGTGGCGTAGGCTCTCCTCCGACATAGTTAATGTTCCTACAGCCCTCTCGCCTAAGCGTCGAGGCTATGGCTGCCAGCTTCCTAGCGTCTACCTCCACGCCGTTTAGAGGGTCAGTTGAAATATCCCAGTTCTGGCAGAACTGGCAGCGAAAGTTGCAGGAGGTGAAGAATATCGTGCCGCTGGGGACGAGGGGGGCTTCCTCTCCGAAGTGGTGAAACCACGTAGACACGCGGCTAGTACTATTTAGCTTACAGAACCCCAGCTCACCGGCAGTCCTATCTACGCCGCAGCGCCTCTCACAGAAGGAGCACTTTTGAAGGAGGCGTTTGGCTATTTCCACTTTTAAGTCCAACAGGCTTACCTTAGGCCTAGGCGCCTCCTCAAGGCCGTAGCCCTCCTTGACCTTGCCCCAAAGCTCCACGTGCTCCTTCGACGCCTCGCGATGGAGCCGCCACAGCTCTTCGAGGGCCTCGCCACCTCGGTACTCAACGCCTACGCGCTTGCATATCAGGTACTTAGAGGGGCTCTTATTAGTCATGACGGCGTAGTACCAGCTAAGCCTCCTCCTAACTTCATCGTCCCTCCACACGTGGGCAGCATCTGGCCTAAGCAGTCTCCACAAGCTTAAGGTCCCAGTAACTCGCTGCTCTCGTCGTATAAAGCTCACTCTATCCTTAGCGCTGACTTAAGCTGAGCTAGGTTTAAGTGGAGCCGCGGCTCCCTAGCTACGACTTAGCTTGCCCACCTGCCCTGAGTGCGGTGGCGAGCTTAAGTTCGATAGGTCGCACTATGCGTA is a window from the Candidatus Nezhaarchaeota archaeon genome containing:
- a CDS encoding AAA family ATPase: MSSLSLAICVAGMPGSGKSLVAEVARGLGIKVVSLGDVVRKEAERRGLPTDGKTLGQLMVKIREELGSSAVAKLSLRELEEGVDVVVFEGVRSLAEVKAFKKRFKNTVIVAVHAPPRSRLKRLKLRGRSDAPSSVREFKERDERELKVGLGEVLALADYVVVNDSTLRVAKRRAEVVLKKVLRRGDVRWGR
- a CDS encoding anaerobic ribonucleoside-triphosphate reductase activating protein produces the protein MRTVRLGGILGLSTVDWPGRPCTVVFFAGCNFRCPFCQNSTLIPLDSGEVVDVGAVKERLRAGSVIVDAVHITGGEPTLQPLGLETLCRAAKEVGMDVGINTNGSNPHVLETLLKANLVDHVAIDVKAPLDLVSYAKATGVDGDWALKQVERTLKLLGSSKVKLEVRTTVVPGLIDEEEVVSIISQLPRYDYYVLSQFIPSEAVLDPSLRNTPATPRVKLVEIARKAIRRGAVNVYIRTREAGLEKISGVE
- the cca gene encoding CCA tRNA nucleotidyltransferase; the protein is MGAEEQLARLKELMLAKLRPSLEERARTWGVVSMAVQEAERVAKELGVEVEVSVQGSIAKDTWISGDRDLDVFIRLPRSLGRQGVSGLGMEVARRTASSLGEFIESYAEHPYVQAFVEGYRLDLVPCFKLERLEEDVTAVDRTPFHTKFVNSRLTNQLRDEVRLLKGFMKGIGVYGAEVKVQGFSGYLCELLILHYGSFEEVLRGSLEWSPHEVFIDPAHHYASSEEALNAFSEPMVVIDPVDARRNVAAALSLQRMAEFVMASKLFLKKPSELFFYPPPPKEVGELVGVLRKRGTHLLAFKVAIRRTPPDVLWGQLYKSMDGLRTLLSGHGFEVLDSSAWSDEATTAIVTFELPALSLPSLEKRIGPPLQDDAYVDSFLKKHLGRDLKGPRLEGWRWVSYSMRRCVEAKELLSKLWRRARLGRLIQEGAGTSLEVLVNEEVEGLATRLKGYREHLAELLDGRPPWLRAYEEALRRT
- a CDS encoding ribose-phosphate diphosphokinase; protein product: MVLVIAGPASRGLAKRIASELKAELTEAEAKTFPDGESYIRVVRSVKGEDVVIVQSCYSPQDKHLFELLLLVNTARDLEANNVVAVCPYLAYSRQDKRFLEGEAVSGRLVLRLIAAAGAQGLVTVDIHSEDLLKHSDIPAINVSAMPLLASYLSSRGLRGPFVLAPDRKRAREAEAVAKLLGGDYGYLEKVRDKATGEVRTEKKELPVEGRDVVIVDDIVSTGGTIASAASIAKSQGARRIVAACTHLILVSGSLERMYRAGVDEIVGTDSVESEFSRVSVAPALVEGLNKLLKL
- a CDS encoding PD-(D/E)XK nuclease family protein encodes the protein MKEIIVGRDLRNYLHLVLTSKHVRRGGQEVYVHELAQCRRRSLFDAANEQVASLRRWHPRLMVGELIHQGAFQALAKIYSPSSLAFEREYSKEVEGWKITGHPDVVIYEEGAPLKVVDIKYSTRKVEKVEKPYVCQVSLYRWLTDAKSASLLFITPSDIREVVVDASIDVASHLKRWLTTYPLWGAEECTWCEYRHACGHSKKQEVVTNTLY
- the thpR gene encoding RNA 2',3'-cyclic phosphodiesterase, producing MRCFIAVDIDQPELRTKLQKLQRELGSLRCDLKLVEPENIHVTLRFLGEVPRSLVEEVTEALGRLKAEPFHLLLKGLGAFPSLSRPRVVWVGVSEGMDKLSELHHRVEELLRPLGFKPEREAFTPHITLARVKGARGLRDLVDFISKHREDEVGLMMVEEVKLKRSVLTPSGPIYSDIFTKKLSSE
- a CDS encoding histone deacetylase, whose amino-acid sequence is MATGIVYGEVFLKHDTGRDHVERAARLIAVLKALKRTSLIEKARLRLIRPTIASLSKPLYVHSKELVDRIVEASSSTGYYYLDSDTVVSPGSLEAALASIGGALKAGDLVLGRRIRNAFCLNRPPGHHATRDKASGFCLFNNAAILAAYLLRDKGLRRVLIVDWDVHHGNGTQDIFYSTSSVLFFSIHQDGRTLYPGSGHFDEVGVGEGEGFNVNLPLPPGIGDDVYLEALQRVLPSVAKEYRPDFIIASVGFDAHYKDPLGGLNLSATGYYQVASLVANLASELCEGRLICVLEGGYSLRHTARCAVNTIAALANHPPPFNEASTKTPPAVRGYVERLLSRLTSFLSKYWPSLK
- the purB gene encoding adenylosuccinate lyase codes for the protein MPILPIDTGRYGSPEMRKIFEEEERLQRFLDVEAALAQAQAELGIIPREAADVIASKASVKYVSLKRVKEIEAEIKHDLMAVVMALEEACGPLGRFVHFGATSYDIEDTATALQLKEAIRIIEDRLLSLARVLSELAERYAELIMVGRTHGQHAPPITLGFKFAVWLREVARHIERLRQVKERVLVGKMSGAVGSMASFGPMAMEVQRRTMEILGLKPADISTQIVQRDCYAELVMLLALIACSLDKFATEVRNLQRPEILEIAEGFGPTQVGSSTMPHKQNPIVCERVSSLAKVMRGLVTVAYENVPLWHERDLTNSASERFLIPMSCIIIDEMLLGMMEVLKGLRVYPENMRRNLYLTQGRIMSEAVMLELIKRGMSRREAHERLRRLSMRSLAEGRPLLEVLLEDPHITSVLTKEDLEALSDLEGYVGLAPNLARQMVSLTKKELGLL